In Plasmodium coatneyi strain Hackeri chromosome 5, complete sequence, a genomic segment contains:
- a CDS encoding Tryptophan/threonine-rich antigen, giving the protein MEKIMGIANDGPECIVLDALISAVSTKLRSSNPAVNFNGNFSYVPTTISVSIFLVFLNHLYSYLSKNSNKLSITWNKKQEDQEEDDDDSDDDKDGEEEHYSDSDKEDSSTEQLEKDKENEKHMAEEREKIRKLIIEADNQKNDAVVTNLADMSEEELEEWKNQEWKKFMGSVEEEWQLLNLWIEEQRQNWIDSKDKELENWMNKMENKWMDIDNINKEYQYIFIKSTLKEDDQSKIKEQLKDELKNFIHRDWKKWIRDNESYLNTWLMKQWIQWKNNKILKFLMAEWKHEEDEYWNDWEKTETWKWLHFTKRRKWQTWKNRVTKEKQEWEEWVKIKEQLVIYTKYKKLTQWKNAKKPSINQWVESLADKCINDSRWDTWINEKYNQLVLEQNVDEKEEINEKIKNRTNHKASTFISFKNKLQSVKEEKENVP; this is encoded by the exons atggaaaaaattatggggATAGCTAATGATGGACCCGAGTGTATAGTATTAGACGCCTTAATATCTGCAGTCAGCACAAAGCTAAGAAGTTCCAATCCAGCAGTAAACTTCAATGGGAACTTTTCGTACGTTCCAACTACTATTTCCGTATCTATTTTTCTCGTTTTCCTAAATCATCTATATTCG TACTTAAGTAAGAATTCGAACAAACTTTCCATAACatggaacaaaaaacaaGAGGAtcaagaagaagatgatgatgatagtGACGACGACAAAGATGGTGAGGAAGAACATTACAGCGACAGTGATAAGGAGGATTCCTCAACAGAACAGTTAGAGAAGGATAAAGAGAATGAAAAGCATATGgcagaagaaagggagaaaataagaaaacTAATAATTGAAGCAGataatcaaaaaaatgatgcagTTGTGACAAATCTGGCGGACATGTCGGAAGAAGAATtagaagaatggaaaaaccaagaatggaaaaaatttatgggAAGTGTCGAAGAAGAATGGCAACTTTTAAATTTGTGGATAGAAGAACAAAGACAAAACTGGATTGATAGTAAAGATAAAGAATTAGAAAACTggatgaacaaaatggaaaataaatggaTGGACATAGAcaatataaataaagaataccaatacatatttataaaaagtaCCCTCAAAGAAGATGAccaaagtaaaataaaagaacagTTAAAAGATGAACTGAAGAATTTTATCCACCGCGATTGGAAAAAGTGGATACGAGATAATGAGTCCTACTTAAATACATGGCTAATGAAACAATGGATACAGtggaaaaacaacaaaatacTTAAATTTCTCATGGCTGAATGGAAGCATGAAGAAGATGAATACTGGAATGATtgggaaaaaacagaaacgtGGAAATGGTTACATTTCACTAAGAGGAGAAAATGGCAAACATGGAAAAACAGAGTTACcaaagaaaaacaagaatGGGAGGAGTGGGTGAAAATTAAAGAACAACTAGTTATATACactaaatataaaaaattgacccaatggaagaatgcaaaaaagCCTTCTATTAATCAGTGGGTAGAATCACTCGCTGACAAATGCATAAATGACTCCAGATGGGACACTTGgattaatgaaaaatataatcaaTTGGTGCTAGAACAGAATGTGgacgaaaaagaagaaattaatgaaaaaattaaaaatagaacaaaCCATAAAGCTTCCACATTTATatcctttaaaaataaacttCAATccgtaaaggaagaaaaagaaaatgttccttag